One Nicotiana sylvestris chromosome 12, ASM39365v2, whole genome shotgun sequence genomic window carries:
- the LOC138883233 gene encoding uncharacterized protein: MAKTQIDYPLLRRYDKGLCKDCKVIPGEILAMQHRLLVMDVGIMLKRRKRSSRGRPRIRWGALTKDKAQELEGRLSDMGAWRNNGDASTRWSVTTDCIREATREVLGVATRVSGGHTGDWCGMKWSKVKWKLRR; the protein is encoded by the coding sequence atggcgaagactcagattgactatcccCTCCTTAGGAGATATGACAAAGGGCTGTGTAAGGATTGCAAGGTGATTCCGGGTGAGATACTCGCGATGCAGCATAGACTCTTAGTGATGGACGTGGGTATTATGTTAAAGAGGAGGAAAAGGTCTTCTCGAGGAAGACCAAGAATCAGGTGGggagccttaactaaggataaagcccaAGAGCTGGAGGGGCGGTTGTCAGATATGGGAGCCTGGAGGAACAATGGCGACGCGAGCACTAGGTGGTCAGTCACAACAGACTGTATAAGGGAGGCtacgagagaggtgttaggggtcgcGACGAGAGTCTCTGGTGGGCACACAGGAGATTGGTGTGGAATGAAatggtccaaggtaaagtggaagctaAGAAGGTAG
- the LOC104223057 gene encoding uncharacterized protein: protein MGVGRERARWLQHRRIYRENSQSAVGIVAVVWDGRVTSCPWGERGVGLRLGGGTGGNRGKGNKGVYRLRIGSWNVGTLTGKSIELAKILQKRRVNIAYVQETRWVGSRAKDADGYKLWYSGVQRGKNGVGILVDRELRDSVVEVRRVNDRLMTIKLVVREYTLNVVSAYAPHTGLDEEVKRCFWEGLDEIVRQVPHAEKLFIGGDFNGHIRSISGGYGEVHGGFGFGERNGVGTSLLDFAKAFGLVIANSSFPKRDEHLVTF from the exons ATGGGAGTTGGACGTGAACGTGCTAGGTGGCTGCAACATCGTCGTATATACCGAGAAAATTCCCAG TCTGCCGTAGGTATAGTGGCTGTGGTTTGGGATGGTAGAGTGACGTCATGTCCTTGGGGGGAGCGTGGGGTAGGGCTGAGGTTAGGGGGCGGGACAGGAGGCAATAGAGGTAAAGGGAACAAGGGTGTCTATAGGTTGAGAATTGGGTCATGGAACGTAGGTACATTGACaggtaagtctatagagttggcgaagatccTCCAGAAGAGGAGGGTCAATATAGCTTATGTTCAGGAGACAAGGTGGGTAGGGTCGAGGGCGAAGGATGCAGACGGGTATAAACTTTGGTACTCAGGAGTCCAGagaggtaagaatggagtgggtatcttgGTGGATAGGGAACTTAGAGATTCTGTGGTTGAGGTTAGACGAGTGAATGATAGATtgatgactattaagttggtggttcGTGAGTACACCCTAAATGTCGTTAGCGCCTATGCGCCGCATACGGGCCTAGATGAGGAGGTTAAACGGTGCTTCTGGGAGGGATTAGATGAGATTGTGCGCCAGGTCCCGCATGCTGAGAAGCtattcataggaggggatttcaatggtcatattagGTCGATCTCTGGTGGTTATGGCGAAGTGCATGGAGGCTTTGGCTTTGGGGAGAGGAACGGAGTAGGTACCTCGCTGTTGGACTTCGCTAAGGCATTTGGGTTGGTAATTGCGAACTCTAGCTTTCCGAAGAGGgatgagcatttggttactttttAG
- the LOC104223056 gene encoding large ribosomal subunit protein eL18y-like: MGIDLKAGGKSKKTKRTAPKSDDVYLKLLVKLYRFLVRRTGCKFNAVILKRLFMSKTNKPPLSLSRLISYAKGKEGKIAVIVGTITDDVRAYDVPTLKVCALRFTKTARARIEKAGGECLTFDQLALRAPLGQNTLLLRGPKNAREAVKHFGPAPGVPHSHTKPYVRSKGRKFERARGRRKSRGYKV, from the exons ATG GGGATAGATCTGAAAGCGGGGGGTAAGAGCAAGAAGACGAAGCGCACAGCGCCTAAGTCTGACGATGTTTACTTGAAACTCCTTGTCAAG CTTTACCGATTTTTGGTGCGGAGGACCGGATGCAAGTTCAATGCTGTGATTCTTAAGCGGCTATTTATGAGCAAGACAAACAAACCACCTCTTTCCCTTTCGAGGTTGATATCTTATGCCAAAGGAAAG GAGGGTAAGATTGCCGTCATTGTTGGTACCATTACGGATGATGTTAGGGCTTATGATGTTCCGACACTGAAGGTGTGTGCTTTAAGGTTCACAAAAACTGCAAGGGCAAGGATTGAGAAGGCTGGTGGAGAGTGTTTGACATTTGATCAGCTTGCTCTTAGGGCCCCACTTGGTCAGAACACG CTTCTCCTCAGAGGTCCTAAGAATGCTCGTGAAGCGGTGAAGCACTTTGGTCCAGCACCTGGTGTTCCACACAGCCACACCAAACCATATGTGCGTTCAAAGGGAAGAAAGTTTGAGAGGGCACGTGGAAGAAGAAAGAGCAGGGGTTACAAAGTTTAA